A window from Mytilus galloprovincialis chromosome 8, xbMytGall1.hap1.1, whole genome shotgun sequence encodes these proteins:
- the LOC143042133 gene encoding collagen alpha-1(XII) chain-like has translation MKVYLIFITFGNLLHLFECVKKDIVFVVDRSGSLTSDDINGTIDFIYNVTSYLDIGSDNVKISIVSFNDEVHTEIKFNDYSTKEELLIAIANLKGMSTNGGTYTYDALNHVRNKTLTSDGARDDAEKLVVVMTDGASIDLVATITMADKLRNDLSAELFSIAVGSKPDQIEIEGIANDPDDYYVHSVSDFVYLCNMIPSLVPKLDEGAVANVASDCPVEPGVTTEAATVIEETDSSSSNWVWILAAILGAILTILLLICCILFLKKKKRKPKEKTEAYKNIEFSASRPEVQGKPISFRESSILSNNGWTLGVNKELVESSIYNLNRESTASLSSVMYKDMFQFKPESKQNLWVD, from the exons atatagtATTTGTTGTAGACAGATCTGGAAGTTTAACATCAGACGATATAAACGGAACGATTGATTTCATCTATAATGTGACGTCATATCTCGATATTGGCTCCGATAATGTAAAGATTTCGATCGTATCTTTCAATGACGAAGTACACACTGAAATAAAATTTAACGATTACTCTACAAAAGAAGAATTATTGATTGCAATTGCTAACTTGAAAGGAATGTCAACAAATGGAGGGACTTATACTTATGACGCATTGAATCACGTGCGAAATAAAACATTAACGTCTGATGGAGCGCGAGACGACGCTGAAAAATTGGTTGTTGTAATGACTGATGGGGCGTCAATTGATCTGGTAGCAACTATCACTATGGCTGATAAGTTACGTAACGATTTGTCTGCTGAATTATTTTCGATTGCAGTTGGAAGTAAGCCTGATCAAATTGAAATTGAGGGAATTGCCAACGACCCAGACGATTACTACGTGCATTCTGTTTCCgattttgtatatttatgtaaCATGATTCCTTCTTTAGTTCCAAAGCTTG ATGAAGGTGCTGTAGCCAATGTTGCTAGTGATTGTCCAGTAGAACCTGGCGTAACAACAGAAGCTGCTACAGTTATAGAAGAGACAGATAGCTCATCGA GTAATTGGGTGTGGATATTGGCAGCAATCCTTGGGGCTATTCTAACAATTCTATTATTGATATGTTGTATTTtgtttctgaaaaagaaaaagag GAAACCAAAAGAGAAAACTGAGGCATACAAAAACATTGAATTTTCTGCCTCCAGACCGGAAGTACAAGGGAAACCTATATCATTTAGAGAATCGTCAATACTTTCAAACAACGGATGGACTTTGGGAGTAAACAAAGAATTGGTCGAATCGTCCATTTATAATCTCAACCGAGAATCAACAGCATCTCTAAGTTCTGTTATGTACAAGGATATGTTTCAGTTCAAACCAGAATCCAAACAAAATCTGTGGGTTGATTAG